In Pedobacter sp. WC2423, the following are encoded in one genomic region:
- a CDS encoding lysophospholipid acyltransferase family protein codes for MNKFLGYILTPVFYFFFFLTLIVFQPVQWVCFRLFGYKAHKVSVDYLNFFLTYCQIFLGNSITFVNQQELPVDRPIIFVANHQSMYDIPGIIWFLKRHHVKFISKIELTKGIPSISFNLKYGGGANINRKDSKQAVSEIIKLGRRMKENNWSAMIFAEGTRAKDGLMKPFHVGGIATLLKTAPDALIVPIAIENSWKIVQYGAFPLSCGEQIRWTVLPPVPTKGLNPEELTLAAERAIRKFLNQ; via the coding sequence ATGAACAAATTTCTGGGATATATCCTGACTCCCGTATTTTACTTTTTCTTTTTCCTGACCCTGATCGTTTTTCAACCTGTTCAATGGGTTTGTTTTCGCCTTTTTGGTTATAAAGCACATAAAGTGTCGGTTGATTATCTGAATTTCTTTTTGACGTATTGCCAGATATTTTTAGGCAATTCTATAACGTTTGTAAATCAACAGGAGTTGCCGGTTGACAGACCAATTATTTTTGTGGCCAATCACCAGAGCATGTATGATATTCCGGGGATTATCTGGTTTTTGAAGCGGCACCATGTGAAGTTTATCTCCAAGATTGAACTGACTAAGGGTATTCCTTCGATCTCTTTTAATCTGAAGTATGGGGGTGGGGCAAATATTAATCGCAAGGATAGTAAACAGGCCGTTTCTGAGATTATTAAGCTCGGCAGAAGGATGAAGGAGAACAATTGGTCGGCAATGATCTTTGCGGAGGGTACCAGGGCTAAGGACGGCCTGATGAAACCTTTCCATGTTGGAGGGATTGCCACTTTATTGAAAACAGCTCCTGATGCGCTTATTGTTCCGATCGCAATCGAAAATTCATGGAAGATTGTTCAGTATGGGGCTTTTCCGCTAAGTTGCGGAGAGCAGATCAGATGGACTGTTCTTCCCCCTGTTCCAACCAAAGGACTAAACCCGGAAGAATTAACACTGGCAGCCGAACGGGCGATCAGAAAGTTCCTGAATCAATAA
- a CDS encoding NUDIX domain-containing protein — MEEHNPWTILDSQKIYENNWIGVTEHQVLNPSGGKGIYGEVHFRNYAIGILPLDQDMNTWLVGQYRFPIKAYSWEIPEGGGPLGLAPLDSAKRELQEETGLMATEWMEVQRMHLSNSVSNELAIIYIARGLTMGEAEPEETEELVLRKLPFEEAYQMAMDGRITDSMSVAALLKTKILLLEGKL; from the coding sequence ATGGAAGAGCACAATCCCTGGACTATTCTGGATAGCCAGAAGATTTATGAGAATAACTGGATTGGGGTTACGGAACATCAGGTTCTTAATCCTTCTGGTGGAAAGGGTATTTACGGGGAAGTTCATTTCAGGAATTATGCAATTGGTATTTTACCGCTGGATCAGGACATGAATACATGGCTTGTGGGGCAGTACCGTTTTCCGATAAAGGCTTATAGCTGGGAGATTCCGGAAGGGGGCGGCCCGCTGGGCTTAGCACCGCTGGATAGTGCAAAGCGTGAGCTGCAGGAGGAAACTGGGTTGATGGCTACGGAATGGATGGAGGTGCAAAGAATGCATTTATCAAATTCGGTGAGCAATGAGCTGGCCATCATTTATATTGCAAGGGGCCTGACCATGGGTGAGGCTGAACCGGAAGAGACGGAGGAACTTGTTTTACGGAAGTTACCTTTTGAGGAAGCTTATCAAATGGCTATGGATGGGAGAATTACCGATAGCATGAGCGTTGCAGCATTGTTGAAAACCAAAATATTATTACTCGAAGGCAAACTATAG